TTTGTAAATATTAAACTACAAACTCCATACACTGCTATTTCTTCTAGCGCTATATCCATTATCCCTAGCATGAACACGTCAGATACCAGAATCAACTGTGAAGCTAATGCTCCCAAAGATACATACACTCCGTACTGTATGTGCTTCTTTTGAGCAATAACGTTACTTAAACTTATATCTAAAGTTAACGTCTTTTTATTTTCAAAAAGTTTAATACTGAGTACAATAGTTATAGCACCGGCATAAATCTGCCCCCAATAGTAACCGTTTACTGTCGGTTCAAAAACCAATACTACGGGAATTAAAAGTAAAGATAATATAGGGAAAGCTATACTCAGCAATGCGTATGCTTTATTTTCACCGCAGCTACGTTTGTAATTACCATAGCAATTTACAATAAAAAATAGGAAACAGTAACCAAAAGCTACGTTTAATAAATGGGTATTACTGGGGGAACCTTGAACAAGAGCTATTATATAAAAAGAAATCAGATAAGTAATAGGCAATGTCAAAAAACTAGTAATAACACACTTAACGAATAGTTCTTTTTGATCCCCCTCGACTGCACCATAATATAATATAGCATGATTTAGTCCGAGACCAACAATCGGTGTAAGAATAACAAATATGTTTTTATATAGCGTAAGTAAGCCGTAATCTTCAATGGTAAGCAGTCTAACTACGATAAGAGACACCAAAAAGCCTATAACTTTCCCACACAATGAAGAAGAAAATATAAGGTGGCCGCCTCGACTAAAAAAGCCAGCGAAGAAAGTTTTAAAGCTACTTCTTAACATGCTTTTCAGCAAGAGAATTGAATTTTTCCACTGAATCTATAGAAATTGGTATATTATCAAATTGACAAAAAAATGATTCTGGCGGAGCCATCAAACATTTTTTACGCTCACATTTTTTAATATACTCATCAACTGTACATATTGATCTCGCAGGGTTTCCTGCAACTACAACATTAGCTTCAACGCTTTGCGATACAACTGCTCCAGCTCCTATTATGACATTATCACCTATCTTTACCCCAGGTAAAATAATTGAGTTTGCGCCTAAAAAAACATTATCACCTATTTCGGTCTGTTCAACCCTGTATTTACCACAATGAATAAACGTACTGGCATCATGCGATAAAACCATAGAGCCAGGGCCTGAAACAAAATTATTGCCAATGTTAACGCAAGAAGGAGATAAGCTATCAATGAGACTATTGTGGAATTTTTTGTTTCCAATATTATAGCCAACGTTGGTAGAAAGCTTACTATAACGGCGTATTAATCTTCTAATCATATTAATCATGAAAAACTCTGTCCCAAGCCTCTATAGCCACTAACCAAGAACTAATAGAATATATTTTTTTTGCATTTCTCTTATCATAGAACACACCGACAGTTTTGATGCTTCTTGCTAGTTCTGAGATACTACTGATAGTTTCTACAGTAATACCGTTAGACTTAATGTCTGGGTATTCTAGCCATTCGCCACAGATCACTCGTGAACCTGCATATATATGCTCTTGCATTGCTCCTGAAAACATATCGGTCGGTTGCACATTGACGAATATGTCGCTACAAATTCTTAAATTAGCCATTTCATGGTCACTCAAGAAATCATCTATAAACAACGAATTCAAATTGTGGTTGGAACAGTGTTTTTTTAGGGCAGAAATATGATTCTCATTTCTTCCATAGGAAATAGGAAATATTAAAGTAATATCATTAAGCTCATTGGTATCAAATCCTTTTAATAGAGAATCTACACATTCGATGTGCTTTTGCCTACTTGAACCATTATAACCAATAGCGATTGTCAATGTAGATGGCGAAATACCAAACTCCCTCTTAGCATCAGCTTTCTTTAGTGTAGAAGCTCGAATATTTTCCAGCGGCTGCAATCCATATTTTATTATGCAAACCTTAGTTTTAGTCAGACGCTCTACTCTAAGTTTTACGACATCGGTCGCGCAGGTAATTTTGTGTGAACTGTCTAATATATAGTTTATATTCGAGAGAGGAGTTTCACTTTCTAGAATGTCGCTTCCCCAAATTGATATGACGAACTTTCTCTTATTTATAAATGGGAGCTTTAGTAGATAAAAAAATACATTTCTGACAAATTGAATTGAAATATAATCATAATACCTCTGAAAAAAAAGAATATTCATATACATCATTATCAACAAAAAAAACTTGTTAAGATTTGCTAATTTAGAATAGTAGATATTGTCGTAATGATGAGCACTATTCTTTTTTGGTTTTGAAAAGGAGTAAATAGCTACCTCATAAGATAGCTCACTTTTCAAATACTTTGAAAGATAGTAATTAAACTGGTGATTTGCATCACCTACTAAAAGTATTTTTTTTGTCATTACAGGCCCTGAAATTCATTCCCTTCGGCTGAATGTTTACGCACAGTTTTTATATACTCAGGCCATTCACCGATATCACTCCACGAGCGTTCGCTAATAGGAAAAACGCCAACTCGCCCCCCCCTAAGTCTCACTTTTTCTATTAAGTCTGTTATGTGAAAAAACTCATCGTCCGGGATCTCCGTAAGAACTCCTGGTTCTAACATATAGATGCCAGCATTAATTTTAAATGTCAGCTCAGGTTTTTCTTCCATTGCCTCTATCAATCCATCCTTACCAGATTTTATAACTCCGTAAGGGACTGATATTACCTTAATCACTGCGACAAGAGTGATTTCGTTTGAGTTATCTAAATGATATTGATATATCTCATTCAAATCTTGGTCGATTAATATATCGCAATTAGTAACATAAAAGGTTTCATTTAACCGTCCTTTAAGCAAGGATAATGAGCCAGCGGTTCCGAGTGGCTTATCCTCGGAAAAGTAATCAATAAGTTGTTCATCATAAAGGTTATCTAAATAATACTTTATCATTTCTTTTTTATAATTCACCGAAATGTGAAACTTATTAGAACCAGCTTGTTTGAATCTGTCGATTATTTCTTCGATGATAGTTTTATCACCAACAGGAATCAACGGTTTCGGTAGCACATTTGATATAGGTTTTAATCTCGTCCCTTTCCCCCCGGCCATGATTACAACCGGAATATCATTTTTCTTGTTCAGATAGGTATGTTTACTTTTAGAAATATCGCTCCAAAATATGACGCGTTCTAGCCTGGAAAAGTCATCTAAAACCGGCATAAAATCGCAACGCATTTCTATCATCATTTTTTTTATCTCTGCGTTGCTATTACGAGTAGTCGCTGTTACTTTTTCCTCAATTTCAATAATATTCAAAATTTCACTTACAGGGTGGCCTTTGATAATTGCACGCTGTATATCTCCAATAGAAACTAGACTCTCATATCCTCCTTCGCTATCTAGTGTAATTAACAACTTAACTCTATTTTCATCCATTGCTCTCAATGCTTCAAGTATCGTGGCATTAGAACAAATAGTAATACTTTTATAAGATGCATCCATGCTAACTAAGCCTAGTGCCTATTCTAAATTTTGGAATAGTCCTTTCAATTTCATCTGCCTTTGAAATACAGGTCAGTAATATAGTCGTGTCTTGAGTTTTCACAACTACTCCATTTTCGTTACGACCAACTACTTCTCCTATTGTGGATATATATTGAGGAGCGTTAGTTATCATTTCGGAACCCCACACAATGTACTCGTCACCATCTATACAAAACC
The Agarivorans aestuarii DNA segment above includes these coding regions:
- a CDS encoding oligosaccharide flippase family protein gives rise to the protein MLRSSFKTFFAGFFSRGGHLIFSSSLCGKVIGFLVSLIVVRLLTIEDYGLLTLYKNIFVILTPIVGLGLNHAILYYGAVEGDQKELFVKCVITSFLTLPITYLISFYIIALVQGSPSNTHLLNVAFGYCFLFFIVNCYGNYKRSCGENKAYALLSIAFPILSLLLIPVVLVFEPTVNGYYWGQIYAGAITIVLSIKLFENKKTLTLDISLSNVIAQKKHIQYGVYVSLGALASQLILVSDVFMLGIMDIALEEIAVYGVCSLIFTNLLFIPGVIMTSDFVHLAKLSKSETISYYKGYLLSVTPILVFSILAIAFFSEEMLTFLFGYDSQSGSVSLKVLTIALASSYLLRVPIGNILNAKGYATVNVIVSIVFGIGNLALNYYLIPKLGIVGASISTSAVILFSSLVSFFVLMRKLK
- a CDS encoding acyltransferase produces the protein MINMIRRLIRRYSKLSTNVGYNIGNKKFHNSLIDSLSPSCVNIGNNFVSGPGSMVLSHDASTFIHCGKYRVEQTEIGDNVFLGANSIILPGVKIGDNVIIGAGAVVSQSVEANVVVAGNPARSICTVDEYIKKCERKKCLMAPPESFFCQFDNIPISIDSVEKFNSLAEKHVKK
- a CDS encoding glycosyltransferase, which gives rise to MTKKILLVGDANHQFNYYLSKYLKSELSYEVAIYSFSKPKKNSAHHYDNIYYSKLANLNKFFLLIMMYMNILFFQRYYDYISIQFVRNVFFYLLKLPFINKRKFVISIWGSDILESETPLSNINYILDSSHKITCATDVVKLRVERLTKTKVCIIKYGLQPLENIRASTLKKADAKREFGISPSTLTIAIGYNGSSRQKHIECVDSLLKGFDTNELNDITLIFPISYGRNENHISALKKHCSNHNLNSLFIDDFLSDHEMANLRICSDIFVNVQPTDMFSGAMQEHIYAGSRVICGEWLEYPDIKSNGITVETISSISELARSIKTVGVFYDKRNAKKIYSISSWLVAIEAWDRVFHD
- a CDS encoding sugar phosphate nucleotidyltransferase, encoding MDASYKSITICSNATILEALRAMDENRVKLLITLDSEGGYESLVSIGDIQRAIIKGHPVSEILNIIEIEEKVTATTRNSNAEIKKMMIEMRCDFMPVLDDFSRLERVIFWSDISKSKHTYLNKKNDIPVVIMAGGKGTRLKPISNVLPKPLIPVGDKTIIEEIIDRFKQAGSNKFHISVNYKKEMIKYYLDNLYDEQLIDYFSEDKPLGTAGSLSLLKGRLNETFYVTNCDILIDQDLNEIYQYHLDNSNEITLVAVIKVISVPYGVIKSGKDGLIEAMEEKPELTFKINAGIYMLEPGVLTEIPDDEFFHITDLIEKVRLRGGRVGVFPISERSWSDIGEWPEYIKTVRKHSAEGNEFQGL